A genomic region of Nymphaea colorata isolate Beijing-Zhang1983 chromosome 2, ASM883128v2, whole genome shotgun sequence contains the following coding sequences:
- the LOC116246816 gene encoding TMV resistance protein N-like yields MRAFGCVTLRDSDGLKKGETIGELLGYIEKSKICNPIFSKGYADSKWCLRKLAKVVECNKRVIPVFFDVDPSDVKSQSGEFASAFKKHESKRTVRQEEVITWREALTKVGNISGFTLKDTNGYEGKLLQIIVKKILTEVNPHHLHVGESHLEKLRMVLDVKANEVRMIGIHGMGGIGKTTLSKLSTINFLLNLKLLLKDIFQSDETITDESKGTQLIKNKIGTKKVLFILDGVDSKDQLRALLFCYHAFRSEKPPSEEYVKMCSEAVSSINGLPLALEVFGSQFFDLKTEKEWTGMLKRLKESQH; encoded by the exons ATGAGGGCTTTCGGCTGCGTGACCTTGAGAGACAGTGATGGCTTGAAAAAGGGTGAGACGATTGGGGAGCTGCTTGGATACATTGAAAAATCTAAGATCTGTAATCCCATCTTCTCCAAGGGTTATGCTGATTCAAAGTGGTGTTTAAGAAAGCTCGCCAAAGTAGTGGAGTGCAACAAAAGGGTGATCCCTGTGTTCTTTGATGTGGATCCCTCTGATGTTAAGAGTCAGAGCGGTGAGTTTGCTTCAGCATTTAAGAAGCATGAATCCAAGCGGACGGTGAGGCAGGAAGAGGTGATAACGTGGAGGGAAGCATTAACAAAAGTAGGAAATATCTCTGGTTTCACTCTCAAGGACACTAATGG GTACGAGGGGAAGCTTCTACAAATTATTGTGAAGAAGATTCTAACTGAAGTGAACCCACATCATCTACATGTGGGTGAATCCCACCTCGAGAAACTTAGGATGGTCTTGGATGTGAAGGCTAATGAAGTTCGGATGATCGGCATCCATGGAATGGGCGGCATCGGAAAGACCACCTTGTCAAAGCTGTCCacaataaattttcttttgaacttGAAGCTT TTGCTTAAGGACATATTCCAATCTGATGAAACTATTACAGATGAGAGCAAGGGAACTCAACTCATCAAAAATAAAATCGGCACGAAGAAagttcttttcattcttgatgGCGTCGATAGCAAGGATCAGCTTCGTGCATTG TTGTTCTGCTACCATGCCTTTCGGAGTGAAAAACCGCCAAGTGAGGAATATGTCAAGATGTGTAGTGAAGCAGTGTCAAGCATTAATGGGCTGCCATTAGCACTGGAAGTCTTTGGGTCGCAGTTCTTTGACTTGAAGACTGAAAAAGAATGGACAGGTATGTTGAAACGGTTGAAGGAAAGCCAGCACTAA